The following are encoded in a window of Cytophagia bacterium CHB2 genomic DNA:
- a CDS encoding TonB-dependent receptor, whose amino-acid sequence MKIMTKVLSLLIMLFLASSLYAAPSGKISGQVKAADTGEPLPGANVFLEGTKLGSSTDLNGRFVIPSVPVGNYKLKITYIGYQSKKIDISVEDGQELKQAIALSSEIIQGKEIVVTAQAEGQLGAINLQLASDKIANVVSEQRIQELPDFNAAQAISRLPGISTTQSSGEDNKVVIRGLSPQYNSIEVEGVTLSATGSSQIGLSSNPEIAAQNISNDRSVDLTMVSPYMIRTIAVYKSLTPDMNANSIGGTVNMELREAPAGLHTDLLFQGGHTAKSNTYGNYRAVASGSQRFFNEKLGVYGLFNAESYDRDADNMDAVYGIASSVIDSVTRFRPVQVNTVTFNRHVETRKRYGGNLILDYNLPRGSLKFVNMFARLNSDFTDHRQNIRYDSGRMEWQLRVGENVTDQQLHSLKLEYDLGFLSADLSANYTASSNVLDKSPRINFNQTDALQAGVRRDNQKPEDLTYLLTNFKGVNEVVLRSGDLLSSDYQEEKYTYKADFELPFNLGTGASGFFKFGGQVNNQSNSTDQETPYLGFGGGADVNTGTNIQPSMIRGIRDQFGLVTNNSGDLTGEWFINSESKLYNAFLDDRFGDIFYASNPVLLTNILNYIIGNPAFNASNRDFSSGAQGGWYDGPYQQLTNDYKYDEDYYAGYAMTNFSFLDFTVIGGARYEKVKTKYFAYNARDQRNAQTQVMYDTTDFKENEFWLPMGQVKYSPFDWLDIRYAYTQTLARPDYQAISPKFTITQGNQIYTGNPELKPAKAQNHDVNVTFFSNKLGLLTIGGFYKTIENFVYTANYQLDAADLAGLDTLSRYQIVRNGALVVTPVLTSGRSNASVFRPLNNPFDATVKGLEFDFQHRFWYAPGLLNDLILGINYARIKSETKYPFFKTQVIPGTRPPQFGLVDSSSTGRLLNQPNHVLNAYVGYDYRGFSSRLSFVFQDNSARGNGGEFPENDSFTKEYFRMDFSARQKLPYFKSELFLDVSNLNDRNTSWVQKSTEGFRGIENYGLTANLGLRVRY is encoded by the coding sequence ATGAAGATCATGACGAAAGTACTCTCGCTGCTTATAATGCTCTTTTTGGCCTCGTCCTTATATGCAGCGCCTTCCGGGAAAATATCTGGCCAAGTAAAAGCGGCAGACACCGGGGAGCCGCTTCCGGGAGCAAACGTTTTTCTCGAGGGCACAAAATTGGGATCCTCCACCGACCTGAATGGCCGATTTGTCATCCCGAGTGTGCCGGTTGGGAATTATAAACTGAAGATAACCTATATTGGTTATCAGAGTAAAAAAATTGATATTTCTGTTGAAGACGGCCAGGAGCTTAAGCAAGCCATTGCTCTGAGCTCGGAGATTATTCAGGGTAAAGAAATCGTCGTTACTGCCCAGGCGGAAGGACAATTAGGGGCAATCAATCTGCAACTGGCTTCCGATAAAATTGCGAATGTTGTCTCCGAGCAAAGAATTCAGGAGCTGCCGGATTTCAATGCGGCGCAGGCCATCAGCCGCTTACCGGGCATTTCAACAACACAAAGTTCCGGTGAAGATAATAAGGTTGTTATTCGTGGGTTGTCACCTCAGTATAATTCTATCGAAGTTGAAGGCGTTACGCTTTCTGCAACCGGGAGTTCACAAATCGGGCTTTCCTCAAATCCTGAAATAGCCGCGCAAAATATCAGTAATGACCGCAGTGTGGACCTCACGATGGTATCGCCGTACATGATTAGGACGATTGCGGTTTACAAGTCGCTGACGCCCGACATGAACGCCAATTCGATAGGCGGAACCGTGAATATGGAATTAAGAGAAGCCCCGGCAGGCCTTCACACAGATCTTTTGTTTCAAGGGGGCCATACGGCCAAGAGTAATACGTATGGAAACTACCGGGCCGTCGCATCCGGAAGTCAACGCTTTTTTAATGAGAAGCTTGGCGTCTATGGGCTTTTTAACGCCGAATCCTACGATCGCGATGCCGACAACATGGATGCTGTTTATGGCATTGCCTCATCGGTTATAGATTCGGTAACCAGGTTTCGTCCGGTGCAAGTTAATACGGTGACATTTAACCGGCATGTGGAAACCAGAAAACGTTACGGAGGAAATTTAATTTTAGATTATAACCTCCCGAGAGGATCGCTTAAGTTTGTCAATATGTTTGCCAGGTTAAATTCGGATTTTACGGATCACCGCCAGAACATCCGATACGATAGTGGCAGAATGGAATGGCAGCTTCGGGTGGGCGAAAATGTCACAGACCAGCAATTGCACTCTCTCAAATTGGAGTATGATTTAGGATTTTTGAGTGCAGATCTATCTGCCAATTACACCGCGTCCAGCAACGTATTGGATAAGTCGCCTCGAATAAACTTCAATCAAACCGATGCCTTGCAAGCCGGCGTACGCCGTGACAATCAGAAGCCCGAAGATCTCACGTATCTGCTGACGAACTTTAAGGGAGTCAATGAAGTCGTGCTCAGAAGTGGTGATTTGCTGAGCAGCGACTATCAGGAGGAGAAATATACCTACAAAGCAGATTTTGAGCTCCCATTTAATCTTGGCACCGGAGCCAGCGGTTTCTTCAAATTTGGCGGCCAAGTCAACAACCAATCCAATTCCACCGATCAGGAAACGCCTTATTTAGGATTTGGGGGAGGTGCAGATGTTAATACTGGTACCAACATTCAGCCCTCGATGATTCGAGGCATAAGGGATCAGTTTGGCTTGGTCACGAATAACAGCGGCGATTTGACGGGGGAATGGTTTATCAATAGCGAAAGTAAACTCTACAACGCCTTTTTGGATGATAGGTTTGGAGATATCTTTTATGCCTCCAACCCGGTTTTGCTGACGAACATATTAAACTATATTATCGGCAACCCTGCCTTCAATGCCTCCAATCGCGATTTTAGTTCCGGCGCCCAAGGCGGCTGGTATGATGGACCCTACCAGCAGCTTACCAACGACTACAAATATGACGAAGACTATTACGCCGGTTATGCGATGACGAATTTTAGTTTCCTGGACTTCACGGTGATCGGCGGAGCGCGTTATGAAAAGGTGAAAACCAAGTACTTTGCCTATAACGCGAGAGATCAAAGGAATGCCCAAACACAGGTGATGTACGATACCACGGATTTTAAGGAAAACGAATTCTGGCTACCGATGGGGCAGGTTAAGTACTCTCCCTTTGATTGGTTGGATATTCGTTACGCTTACACGCAGACGCTTGCCCGGCCGGATTACCAAGCCATTAGCCCGAAGTTTACCATCACGCAGGGTAACCAGATATACACCGGCAACCCGGAGTTGAAACCAGCAAAAGCCCAAAATCATGACGTCAACGTGACGTTTTTTTCCAACAAATTAGGGCTTCTGACGATAGGCGGTTTTTACAAAACTATAGAGAACTTTGTCTATACCGCAAATTATCAGTTGGATGCCGCTGATTTAGCCGGGCTTGACACGCTCTCCCGCTACCAGATTGTCCGCAATGGAGCCCTGGTGGTAACCCCGGTCCTGACGAGCGGCAGATCGAACGCCAGTGTGTTTCGGCCTTTGAATAATCCTTTTGATGCGACCGTCAAGGGGCTTGAATTTGACTTCCAGCACCGGTTCTGGTACGCGCCCGGGTTGTTGAATGATCTGATTTTGGGAATCAACTATGCGCGGATTAAATCTGAAACCAAGTATCCATTCTTCAAAACCCAGGTCATTCCAGGCACGAGACCTCCTCAATTCGGCCTGGTCGATAGCTCATCCACCGGACGATTGCTTAACCAGCCCAATCACGTTCTGAATGCCTATGTCGGTTATGATTACAGAGGCTTTTCTTCCCGGCTCTCGTTTGTTTTCCAGGATAACTCGGCCAGAGGCAATGGCGGGGAGTTTCCGGAAAACGACTCCTTCACGAAAGAATATTTCCGCATGGATTTCTCGGCCCGTCAAAAGCTTCCCTACTTCAAGAGCGAGCTGTTCCTGGATGTCAGCAATCTGAATGATAGGAATACCAGTTGGGTCCAAAAGTCAACCGAAGGGTTCAGAGGCATCGAAAACTACGGCTTGACGGCAAATCTCGGCTTAAGAGTAAGGTATTAA
- a CDS encoding T9SS type A sorting domain-containing protein, with protein sequence MKHSLLFLLVMLCFSSMLYAQKDTVSVQGYYESGNQYGTLNDAIDAAIANGTINTTVFKLTPYEIYVLNRSIYLDHGQNLEIVAPKPLRAGEGTAEEVQNSAPPQIVWTEEPIDRGYIIQSYGDVVMKNIWVRYADILGNKVASSSIVFENQQDANDPEQGDFDGCIFDYAGIGVEAGGAITVKANHFVGNFTNCYFRNLSDNHFQYYGRAVSFPYQSTEWHYDKLLFENCTFTNISRIVMEEANEYGDNIHINHCTMLNSIEWVVQTQGLLRNASITNSIFLNPNVLGYRALDVCEPGQTYNDFLAGRCDPPGGGLLNGITPVDSLSIVVPFTDYDRKLFIGNNVYAFSDYMKAWYTECDWCREQTRQRRPEELFHPPPMLGENEIAFIDSVDAQGNKAFKTMNVDWSTIYDVDPGFIVEATNQDTFLLFVRYKWNSNADVDWSYRPDAGFKQTWPLPENLAYSNVAYQTAAMGGFPLGDLNWYPDKLEAWKAQRDAEWTTINNWLTYGTPTPSSVKETAGPAPTNYSLEQNYPNPFNPTTQIEYSIPTAGFVSLKVFNALGQEVATIFSGHQKPGRYVATFDASGLSSGVYMYRLQADGVSIIKKLLLME encoded by the coding sequence ATGAAGCACTCATTACTGTTTCTCCTGGTAATGCTTTGCTTTAGCAGTATGCTGTATGCTCAAAAAGATACAGTATCTGTGCAAGGGTACTACGAATCCGGAAACCAATACGGTACCCTGAACGATGCCATTGACGCCGCCATAGCTAATGGCACGATCAACACTACCGTCTTTAAGTTGACGCCGTATGAGATCTATGTGCTGAATCGAAGTATTTATTTAGACCATGGGCAGAACCTTGAAATTGTCGCCCCAAAGCCGCTCCGGGCCGGTGAGGGAACTGCTGAAGAAGTACAAAACTCTGCGCCCCCCCAAATCGTTTGGACGGAGGAACCCATTGACCGGGGATATATTATCCAAAGCTATGGGGATGTCGTGATGAAGAATATCTGGGTACGATACGCGGATATTTTGGGCAACAAAGTGGCGAGTTCTTCTATTGTGTTTGAAAATCAGCAGGATGCCAACGATCCCGAGCAGGGCGATTTTGACGGCTGCATTTTTGATTATGCCGGAATCGGGGTTGAGGCGGGAGGCGCGATTACCGTAAAAGCAAATCACTTCGTCGGTAATTTCACCAACTGCTACTTCCGGAATCTTTCCGATAACCATTTCCAGTATTATGGGCGCGCCGTCTCTTTTCCCTATCAAAGCACAGAGTGGCACTACGACAAGCTTCTCTTTGAAAACTGCACCTTTACCAATATCAGCCGAATCGTCATGGAGGAAGCTAACGAGTACGGCGACAACATTCATATCAACCACTGCACCATGTTGAATTCGATAGAATGGGTCGTTCAGACTCAGGGCTTGTTGAGAAATGCGTCGATAACAAACTCTATTTTTTTAAACCCTAATGTGTTGGGATATCGCGCGCTTGACGTGTGTGAACCGGGCCAGACTTACAATGATTTCCTCGCGGGAAGATGCGATCCCCCGGGCGGTGGTTTGCTTAACGGCATAACTCCGGTAGACTCACTCAGCATTGTCGTTCCCTTTACGGACTATGATCGAAAGCTTTTTATCGGCAACAATGTTTATGCCTTTTCAGATTACATGAAAGCCTGGTATACGGAATGTGATTGGTGCCGGGAACAAACGCGGCAGCGACGGCCTGAGGAGTTGTTTCATCCACCCCCGATGCTGGGTGAAAACGAGATCGCGTTTATCGACTCCGTGGACGCGCAGGGCAACAAGGCGTTCAAAACCATGAACGTTGACTGGTCGACCATCTACGACGTGGATCCGGGTTTCATCGTCGAAGCCACCAACCAGGATACCTTTCTGCTTTTCGTACGATACAAATGGAACAGCAATGCCGATGTTGACTGGTCCTATCGGCCAGATGCAGGATTCAAACAAACCTGGCCGCTGCCCGAGAATCTGGCCTACAGCAATGTGGCATATCAGACCGCAGCCATGGGCGGGTTTCCCTTGGGAGATTTGAATTGGTATCCGGACAAGCTGGAAGCATGGAAGGCCCAAAGAGACGCGGAATGGACAACGATCAATAATTGGCTCACGTATGGTACACCCACCCCGTCGAGTGTAAAAGAAACCGCGGGGCCTGCGCCAACAAACTACTCACTAGAGCAGAATTATCCGAATCCGTTTAACCCGACAACTCAGATCGAGTACTCCATCCCGACGGCAGGTTTTGTATCGTTGAAAGTATTCAATGCTCTGGGACAGGAAGTCGCAACGATATTTAGCGGCCATCAGAAGCCTGGAAGGTATGTTGCGACATTCGACGCTTCCGGGTTGTCAAGCGGCGTTTATATGTACCGGTTGCAAGCAGACGGCGTTTCTATTATTAAGAAACTCCTTTTGATGGAGTGA